The Salinibaculum sp. SYNS191 genome has a window encoding:
- the trpD gene encoding anthranilate phosphoribosyltransferase has translation MEDYIERVTEGEDLTQGEARAAATAVFEDATEAQIGALLAALRSKGETETEIAGFAEGMRDAARTIAPERETLVDTCGTGGDDYDTINVSTTSAIVAAGAGVPVAKHGNYSVSSSSGSADVLEEIGVTVDAEPASVESHIEDAGIGFMLAPVFHPAMKAVIGPRKELGMRTIFNVLGPLTNPAGANAQVVGVYDPDLVPVLARALAQMDVERAMVVHGSGLDEIAIHGETAVAEVDGDEITEYTFTPADLGLAQADIAAVAGGQPDENAADMRAIVTGEETGAKRDIILANAGAAIYIAGAADSLEDGVARAAEAIDSGAAEAKLDQLRNIGA, from the coding sequence ATGGAAGACTACATCGAACGCGTCACGGAGGGGGAGGACCTGACACAGGGAGAGGCACGCGCCGCGGCCACCGCCGTCTTCGAGGACGCCACGGAGGCACAGATCGGCGCGTTACTGGCCGCGCTCCGGTCGAAAGGGGAGACCGAGACCGAGATCGCCGGCTTCGCGGAGGGGATGCGCGACGCCGCCCGGACCATCGCACCCGAACGGGAGACACTCGTGGACACCTGCGGGACCGGCGGCGACGACTACGACACCATCAACGTCTCGACGACCAGCGCCATCGTCGCCGCGGGCGCCGGCGTGCCCGTCGCCAAACACGGCAACTACTCGGTGTCCTCGTCGTCTGGCAGCGCCGACGTGCTAGAGGAAATCGGCGTGACCGTCGACGCGGAACCCGCCTCCGTGGAGTCACACATCGAGGACGCGGGCATCGGCTTCATGCTCGCGCCCGTCTTCCACCCGGCGATGAAGGCCGTCATCGGCCCGCGGAAGGAACTGGGAATGCGGACCATCTTCAACGTCCTCGGCCCCCTGACCAACCCCGCCGGCGCGAACGCGCAGGTCGTCGGCGTCTACGACCCGGACCTCGTTCCCGTGCTCGCCCGCGCGCTGGCGCAGATGGACGTCGAGCGCGCGATGGTCGTCCACGGCTCCGGCCTGGACGAAATCGCCATCCACGGCGAGACGGCCGTGGCGGAGGTCGACGGCGACGAGATTACCGAATACACGTTCACGCCGGCCGACCTCGGACTGGCGCAGGCCGACATCGCCGCCGTCGCGGGCGGACAGCCCGACGAGAACGCGGCGGACATGCGCGCCATCGTCACCGGCGAGGAGACCGGCGCGAAGCGGGACATCATCCTCGCGAACGCTGGCGCGGCAATCTACATCGCGGGCGCGGCGGACTCGCTGGAAGACGGCGTCGCACGGGCCGCGGAAGCCATCGACTCGGGCGCTGCCGAGGCGAAACTGGACCAGCTCAGGAACATCGGCGCATGA
- a CDS encoding phosphoribosylanthranilate isomerase — MTRVKLCGVTNEADRDAAVDAGADAVGFIVDVPVDTPREVTVDRAAELVAGLPPFVSSVLVTMPKSVQAAMALQREVRADTIQVHGTLPPEYVGGLRSRARVTVVAAVGPDEAVEYADHADAVLVDSVDDAGGGGTGETHDWERTREVVDSVDVPVVLAGGLTPDNVADAVETVGPYAVDTASGVEREGGVKDHDAMEQFVARARAAGAGEAA; from the coding sequence ATGACGCGGGTGAAGCTCTGTGGCGTCACGAACGAGGCGGACCGTGACGCGGCCGTCGACGCCGGCGCGGACGCGGTGGGATTCATCGTCGACGTGCCGGTCGACACGCCGCGGGAGGTCACCGTCGACCGGGCGGCGGAACTGGTGGCGGGCCTGCCGCCCTTCGTCTCCAGCGTGCTCGTGACGATGCCCAAGTCGGTGCAGGCGGCGATGGCGCTCCAGCGCGAGGTCCGGGCCGACACCATCCAGGTCCACGGGACGCTGCCGCCCGAATACGTGGGTGGATTGCGCTCCCGGGCCCGCGTGACGGTCGTCGCCGCCGTCGGCCCGGACGAGGCAGTCGAGTACGCCGACCACGCGGACGCCGTCCTCGTCGACTCCGTGGACGACGCGGGCGGCGGCGGGACCGGCGAGACCCACGACTGGGAGCGAACCCGTGAGGTCGTCGACTCAGTCGACGTGCCGGTCGTCCTCGCCGGGGGACTGACCCCGGACAACGTCGCCGATGCCGTCGAGACGGTCGGCCCCTACGCCGTCGACACCGCCAGCGGCGTCGAGCGCGAGGGCGGCGTGAAAGACCACGACGCGATGGAACAGTTCGTCGCGCGGGCGCGGGCCGCGGGAGCGGGGGAGGCCGCATGA
- the trpE gene encoding anthranilate synthase component I yields the protein MTPTLDHGRDEFVDLAEGDRPAVVRTAVELDADVEPLAAYAAVTGRTGDADAGEYAFLLESAEKVASSDPDGAFAPSGDDRHARFSFVGYDPEAVVTVDDGGETTEVEILNDRYEGLVEPNGGDTLDSLRATLPDVALRGFPDSERQHLEGGLVGFLSYDAVYDLWLEEVGLEAPDSRYPDAQFVLTTKTLAFDHAEDSLSLVFTPVVRPGEDAGERYDALQEEAERVADLLDSARTPDTGGFRREREVAGPQEDYEEAVERAKESVYSGDIYQGVISRTRELYGEVDPLGFYEALRAVNPSPYMYLLGYDDLTIVGASPETLVSVNNRHVVSNPIAGTCPRGSSPVEDRRLAGEMLADGKERAEHTMLVDLARNDVRRVAEAGSVRVEEFMNVLKYSHVQHIESTVTGTLATEYDAFDAVRAAFPAGTLSGAPKIRAMEIIDDLELSPRGPYGGGVGYVSWQDDADFAIVIRSATIEELRSSERASGEQSDPRAVEQLSDDERQSPTERQRITVQAGAGIVADSDPTAEYEETEKKMDGVLTALERIEGEPPGTARAEEVSR from the coding sequence ATGACGCCGACGCTCGACCACGGCCGCGACGAGTTCGTCGACCTGGCCGAGGGCGACCGCCCGGCGGTCGTCCGAACGGCGGTGGAACTGGACGCCGACGTGGAACCGCTGGCGGCCTACGCCGCGGTGACCGGGCGGACCGGCGACGCCGACGCCGGCGAGTACGCCTTCCTGCTGGAGAGCGCGGAGAAGGTCGCCTCCAGCGACCCCGACGGCGCGTTCGCACCCAGCGGCGACGACCGTCACGCCCGCTTCTCCTTCGTCGGCTACGACCCCGAAGCGGTCGTCACGGTCGACGACGGCGGCGAGACCACAGAGGTCGAGATTCTGAACGACCGCTACGAGGGGCTGGTCGAACCCAACGGCGGGGACACGCTAGACAGCCTGCGGGCGACGCTGCCCGACGTGGCGCTGCGCGGGTTCCCCGACAGCGAACGTCAGCACCTCGAAGGCGGACTCGTGGGCTTTCTCTCCTACGACGCGGTCTACGACCTCTGGCTGGAGGAGGTGGGTCTGGAGGCACCCGACTCCCGCTACCCCGACGCGCAGTTCGTCCTGACGACGAAGACGCTGGCGTTCGACCACGCGGAGGACAGCCTCTCGCTGGTGTTCACGCCGGTCGTCAGGCCCGGCGAAGACGCCGGCGAGCGCTACGACGCACTACAGGAGGAGGCCGAGCGCGTCGCCGACCTGCTCGACAGTGCCCGGACGCCCGACACCGGCGGCTTCCGGCGCGAACGCGAGGTCGCCGGCCCGCAGGAGGACTACGAGGAGGCAGTCGAGCGCGCGAAGGAGTCCGTCTACAGCGGCGACATCTACCAGGGCGTCATCTCGCGGACACGGGAACTGTACGGCGAGGTCGACCCGCTGGGTTTCTACGAGGCGCTGCGGGCGGTCAACCCCTCGCCGTACATGTACCTGCTCGGGTACGACGACCTGACCATCGTCGGTGCCAGCCCGGAGACGCTGGTGTCGGTGAACAACCGCCACGTCGTCTCGAACCCCATCGCCGGCACGTGCCCGCGCGGGTCCAGCCCCGTCGAGGACCGCCGCCTGGCCGGCGAGATGCTGGCCGACGGGAAAGAACGCGCCGAGCACACGATGCTGGTCGACCTGGCGCGCAACGACGTGCGCCGGGTCGCAGAGGCCGGCAGCGTCCGCGTTGAGGAGTTCATGAACGTGCTGAAGTACAGCCACGTCCAGCACATCGAGTCCACGGTGACCGGGACGCTGGCCACGGAGTACGATGCCTTCGACGCCGTGCGCGCCGCGTTCCCGGCCGGGACGCTCTCGGGTGCCCCGAAGATTCGCGCGATGGAGATAATCGACGACCTGGAACTGTCGCCCCGGGGACCCTACGGCGGCGGCGTCGGCTACGTCTCCTGGCAGGACGACGCCGACTTCGCCATCGTCATCCGCTCGGCGACCATTGAGGAGCTACGCTCCTCAGAACGAGCGAGCGGGGAGCAAAGCGACCCGCGAGCAGTGGAGCAGCTATCGGACGACGAACGCCAGTCGCCGACCGAACGCCAGCGAATCACCGTCCAGGCAGGCGCAGGCATCGTCGCCGACAGCGACCCGACCGCGGAGTACGAGGAGACCGAGAAGAAGATGGACGGCGTGCTGACGGCGCTGGAGCGAATCGAGGGCGAGCCACCAGGGACCGCCCGGGCCGAGGAGGTGTCCCGATGA
- the trpG gene encoding anthranilate synthase component II — MPADRPRVLFIDNFDSFTYNLVEYVSEYAETEVVRNTASLEEVRAVDPDAIVISPGPGHPENERDVGVTTDVLREVSPEVPTLGVCLGLEAAVHAYGGTVGRAPEPIHGKAFPMDHDGAGVYAGLDQGFQAGRYHSLIATAVPEEFDVTATTEVDGEDLVMGIRHREYPIECVQFHPESVLTAVGHDVIRNFLSGV, encoded by the coding sequence ATGCCCGCCGACCGGCCGCGCGTGCTCTTTATCGACAACTTCGACTCCTTCACCTACAACCTCGTGGAGTACGTCAGCGAGTACGCCGAGACCGAGGTGGTGCGCAACACCGCGTCGCTGGAGGAAGTCCGCGCGGTCGACCCCGACGCCATCGTCATCTCGCCGGGACCCGGCCATCCGGAGAACGAGCGCGACGTGGGCGTCACGACCGACGTGCTGCGGGAAGTCAGCCCCGAGGTGCCGACGCTGGGGGTCTGCCTGGGTCTGGAGGCGGCCGTCCACGCCTACGGCGGTACCGTCGGACGCGCCCCCGAACCCATCCACGGCAAGGCGTTCCCGATGGACCACGACGGCGCGGGCGTCTACGCGGGACTCGACCAGGGCTTCCAGGCCGGGCGCTATCACTCGCTCATCGCGACGGCGGTGCCCGAGGAGTTCGACGTCACCGCGACCACCGAAGTCGACGGCGAGGACCTCGTGATGGGCATTCGCCACCGGGAATACCCCATCGAGTGCGTGCAGTTCCACCCCGAGTCGGTTCTCACGGCGGTGGGCCACGACGTCATCAGGAACTTCCTGTCGGGCGTGTAG
- a CDS encoding adenosylcobalamin-dependent ribonucleoside-diphosphate reductase, with amino-acid sequence MSSERDADDLTLPIKRTEGDTLEDRLTGNAYHNILPARYLRKDANGDLVEQQEELFERVAKNIALAEAVFEARTENVDVSVTPDQLKPDHPRRDELAEEVFGKGVSADDDVSTALTEYNVNKFAYETIVPELPADVREHVEQTAAEFQDAMERLSFMPNSPTLMNAGDELQQLSACFVDSPDDDIDDIHQTAKEAAQVFQSGGGMGYAFWRLRPYGDPVGSTGGIASGPITFMRTYDQMCETIAQGGARRGAQMGVMRVSHPDVIQFIHAKNKDVSLAHTLRLNDPDDYTHNSFAEALEEARELIDDEGKVPKHLRNAVEGHLSNFNISVGITDDFMEAVKNDEDFTFTNPRTGEPHVATPQTEELYEMFDLGEHVEAGEVLSVPANLVWERIVQGAHENGEPGVIYLERVNKQHSFDVEEHPDHRILATNPCGEQPLEEYEACNLGHINLSTLAAEGAPDWRVWSANNADDFGSLEDAITAFLEEAIDWEEFDRRIELGTRFLENVVTMSDFPVPEIERKVREMRKIGLGIMGLAQLYIQLGMEYGSDEANETARQVMTHINHHSKWTSHELAEERGSFDEWTNSKYADPTAYRDWFEKQTGRDADNWADGFAIRNHNTTTIAPTGTTSMVGNTTGGCEPIYNVAYYKNVSDDVQGDEMLVEFDDYFLRTLEDNGIDVDAVKEEAQEQMANNQFNGVEGLTTVPDAIGELFVTTGDLSAKEHAGVQTACQEGVDSAISKTVNAPNDSTTEDAKEVFEWVYDHGGKGVTYYRDGTRSKQVLTTRADNTEFADESEAAEALVEQIEEVFGGIEAFVESEEVQAVLDQQVSEILGTVDGDRPEFATKQTRPDVLHGVTQRIDTGYGKLYVNINEDPEADRPFELFANIGNSGGFTASFTEALAKTISTALRAGVDPNEIAEELQGIRSPKVAWDKGEQIQSIPDAIGTAMRRYLEGDVERAYPQQQTLEETADEVDEGEDDRRESSGKTSGGAASEGDQQAELGAAGPETDGGPAAAQGQSATTEGDQQALIDAGENPECPECGSLSLYYSEGCKTCEACGWSEC; translated from the coding sequence ATGAGCAGCGAGCGCGACGCCGACGACCTCACCCTGCCCATCAAACGCACCGAGGGGGACACCCTCGAAGACCGACTGACGGGTAACGCGTATCACAACATCCTTCCCGCTCGCTACCTCCGCAAGGACGCGAACGGCGACCTCGTCGAGCAACAGGAGGAGCTGTTCGAGCGCGTCGCGAAGAACATCGCCCTCGCCGAGGCGGTCTTCGAGGCGCGGACCGAGAACGTCGACGTCTCGGTGACGCCAGACCAGCTCAAGCCCGACCACCCCCGCCGGGACGAACTCGCCGAGGAGGTCTTCGGGAAGGGCGTCTCCGCCGACGACGACGTCTCGACGGCGCTCACCGAGTACAACGTCAACAAGTTCGCCTACGAGACGATAGTGCCCGAACTCCCGGCAGACGTCCGCGAGCACGTCGAGCAGACGGCCGCGGAGTTCCAGGACGCGATGGAGCGGCTCTCCTTCATGCCGAACTCGCCGACGCTGATGAACGCCGGCGACGAACTCCAGCAACTGTCTGCCTGCTTCGTCGACTCCCCCGACGACGACATCGACGACATCCACCAGACAGCGAAGGAGGCCGCACAGGTCTTCCAGAGCGGCGGCGGCATGGGCTATGCCTTCTGGCGGCTCCGCCCGTACGGCGACCCCGTCGGCTCCACCGGCGGCATCGCCTCCGGGCCCATCACGTTCATGCGCACGTACGACCAGATGTGCGAGACCATCGCCCAGGGCGGCGCGCGCCGCGGCGCACAGATGGGCGTCATGCGCGTCTCCCACCCGGACGTCATCCAGTTCATCCACGCCAAGAACAAGGACGTCTCGCTGGCACACACCCTGCGCCTGAACGACCCCGACGACTACACCCACAACTCCTTCGCCGAGGCCCTGGAGGAGGCCCGCGAACTCATCGACGACGAAGGGAAGGTTCCCAAGCACCTCCGCAACGCCGTCGAGGGCCACCTCTCGAATTTCAACATCTCCGTCGGCATCACCGACGACTTCATGGAGGCGGTCAAGAACGACGAGGACTTTACCTTCACGAACCCCCGCACCGGCGAACCCCACGTCGCCACCCCGCAGACGGAGGAGCTCTACGAAATGTTCGACCTCGGCGAACACGTCGAGGCCGGCGAGGTGCTCTCGGTGCCCGCCAACCTCGTCTGGGAGCGCATCGTCCAGGGCGCCCACGAGAACGGCGAACCGGGCGTCATCTACCTCGAGCGCGTCAACAAACAGCACTCCTTCGACGTCGAGGAACACCCCGACCACCGCATCCTCGCGACCAACCCCTGCGGCGAGCAGCCGCTCGAAGAGTACGAGGCCTGCAACCTCGGCCACATCAATCTCTCGACGCTGGCCGCCGAGGGCGCGCCGGACTGGCGGGTCTGGTCGGCGAACAACGCCGACGACTTCGGTTCGCTGGAGGACGCCATCACCGCCTTCCTCGAGGAGGCCATCGACTGGGAGGAGTTCGACCGCCGCATCGAACTCGGCACACGGTTCCTGGAGAACGTCGTCACGATGTCCGACTTCCCGGTACCGGAAATCGAGCGGAAGGTCCGCGAGATGCGGAAAATCGGCCTGGGCATCATGGGTCTGGCACAGTTGTACATCCAGCTGGGCATGGAGTACGGCTCCGACGAGGCCAACGAGACGGCCCGCCAGGTCATGACCCACATCAACCACCACTCGAAGTGGACGAGCCACGAACTCGCCGAGGAGCGCGGCAGCTTCGACGAGTGGACCAACTCGAAGTACGCCGACCCGACGGCGTACCGCGACTGGTTCGAGAAACAGACCGGGCGCGACGCCGACAACTGGGCCGACGGCTTCGCCATCCGCAACCACAACACGACCACCATCGCTCCCACGGGCACGACGTCGATGGTCGGCAACACCACCGGCGGCTGTGAGCCCATCTACAACGTCGCCTACTACAAGAACGTCTCCGACGACGTGCAGGGCGACGAGATGCTCGTCGAGTTCGACGACTACTTCCTGCGCACCCTGGAGGACAACGGCATCGACGTCGATGCCGTCAAGGAGGAGGCCCAGGAGCAGATGGCGAACAACCAGTTCAACGGCGTGGAGGGCCTGACGACGGTGCCCGACGCCATCGGCGAGCTGTTCGTCACGACCGGCGACCTCTCGGCGAAGGAACACGCCGGCGTCCAGACCGCCTGCCAGGAGGGCGTCGACTCCGCCATCTCGAAGACGGTCAACGCGCCCAACGACTCCACCACCGAGGACGCGAAGGAGGTCTTCGAGTGGGTCTACGACCACGGCGGCAAGGGCGTCACCTACTACCGCGACGGCACCCGCTCGAAGCAGGTGCTGACGACGCGGGCGGACAACACCGAGTTCGCCGACGAGAGCGAGGCCGCGGAGGCGCTGGTCGAGCAAATCGAGGAGGTCTTCGGCGGCATCGAGGCCTTCGTCGAGAGCGAGGAGGTCCAGGCGGTACTCGACCAGCAGGTCTCCGAGATTCTCGGCACGGTCGACGGCGACCGGCCGGAGTTCGCCACCAAGCAGACCCGCCCCGACGTGCTCCACGGCGTGACCCAGCGCATCGACACCGGCTACGGGAAACTGTACGTCAACATCAACGAGGACCCCGAGGCCGACCGGCCGTTCGAACTGTTCGCCAACATCGGCAACTCCGGCGGCTTCACGGCCTCCTTTACCGAGGCGCTGGCCAAGACCATCTCGACGGCGCTGCGCGCCGGCGTGGACCCGAACGAGATCGCCGAGGAACTGCAGGGCATCCGGTCGCCGAAGGTCGCCTGGGACAAGGGCGAGCAGATTCAGTCCATCCCGGACGCCATCGGCACCGCGATGCGGCGCTACCTCGAAGGCGACGTCGAGCGGGCCTACCCGCAACAGCAGACGCTGGAGGAGACGGCAGACGAAGTCGACGAGGGCGAGGACGACCGCAGGGAGTCCTCGGGCAAGACGAGCGGCGGAGCCGCGAGTGAGGGCGACCAGCAGGCCGAACTCGGCGCGGCCGGCCCCGAGACCGACGGCGGCCCCGCGGCGGCCCAGGGTCAATCGGCGACGACGGAGGGCGACCAGCAGGCACTCATCGACGCCGGCGAGAACCCCGAGTGTCCGGAGTGTGGCTCGCTGTCGCTGTACTACTCCGAGGGCTGCAAGACCTGCGAGGCCTGCGGCTGGTCGGAGTGCTGA
- a CDS encoding rhomboid family intramembrane serine protease yields MTATEDTPLRAGFRWLASKRVTLGVVSLLLAVFGFELLVWLAYGVEGWQYFFLANLDPTPGWVMAPFAHRNPSHLLTTLVVIVVYGGLVETVLPDHRFLAFYVFAGYASTLAQLAAYLGGAPGLGTLGASGAALGLVALYVVRMGGRAIWAPATVTVVDGVFTGSGLVIVATVLANDFVPGVVFASGTAPLGHVGGLLAGVAGGVAVLLAERKSSPDPSLGT; encoded by the coding sequence ATGACGGCCACCGAGGACACCCCGCTTCGCGCCGGGTTCCGGTGGCTGGCAAGCAAGCGTGTGACGCTCGGAGTCGTCTCGCTGTTGCTCGCTGTCTTCGGTTTCGAACTGCTCGTCTGGCTAGCCTACGGCGTCGAGGGCTGGCAGTACTTTTTCCTCGCGAACCTCGACCCGACGCCCGGCTGGGTGATGGCCCCCTTCGCCCACCGGAACCCGTCGCATCTGCTGACGACGCTCGTGGTCATCGTCGTCTACGGCGGCCTCGTCGAGACCGTGCTGCCCGACCACAGGTTCCTCGCCTTCTACGTGTTCGCCGGCTACGCGAGCACGCTCGCCCAGCTCGCGGCCTACCTCGGCGGCGCGCCGGGACTCGGGACGCTCGGGGCCAGCGGCGCGGCGCTTGGGCTCGTGGCGCTGTACGTCGTCCGGATGGGCGGCAGGGCAATCTGGGCTCCGGCGACGGTGACGGTCGTCGACGGCGTGTTCACCGGGTCGGGCCTCGTCATCGTGGCGACGGTGCTGGCGAACGACTTCGTCCCCGGCGTCGTGTTCGCCAGCGGGACCGCGCCGCTCGGACACGTCGGCGGTCTGCTGGCGGGCGTCGCCGGTGGGGTCGCGGTCCTCCTGGCGGAACGCAAAAGTAGTCCCGACCCCTCGCTGGGGACATGA
- a CDS encoding HVO_2523 family zinc finger protein: protein MSEPGGRPCPQCETPMVHRHCKYVCPNHGVVFDCADTFY from the coding sequence ATGAGCGAACCGGGCGGGCGGCCGTGTCCACAGTGCGAGACGCCGATGGTCCACCGTCACTGCAAGTACGTCTGTCCGAACCACGGCGTCGTCTTCGACTGCGCCGACACGTTCTACTGA
- a CDS encoding PAS domain S-box protein: MIMGAGAEVRILYVDAGPDRATAVAASLEDERERFSVETATGADEALDALATADVDCVVSEYDIPGTDGVTLLERVREEYPDLPFVLFTGEGSEAVASEAISRGVSEYLRKERVNGDYDVLADRIEAEVSAERPAAPAAETDRMLATLIGNLPGMVYRCRNERGWPMEYVSQGCEALTGYTAEELESGAVEWGEEILHPKDRDGMWTEVQDAVDRGDPFEVTYRIRTAEGDVRWCWERGSGVFEDGDLVALEGFITDITEKRRHEQELERYETIIEAVSDPVYVVDDEGCFAFINDAIEDLAGHAPSDIEGEHVSVLLDEDDVETGERHIRDLIESSERRAAKFEVTVETVDGDAIPCELHIALLPTADGEFRGTAGILRDIEARKEREKRLEEFASVVSHDLRGPLDVILGRATLARETGDVEHVAAIEDAAERMDVLIEDLLTLARQGDTVGALETTDLEPVVRRAWASVDAPAATLDSWVTLSLQADPDRLQELLENLLRNAVTHGGDEVTITVGRLDDDRGFFVADDGPGIEEGHRDQIFEHGYTTIADGTGFGLSIVERIARAHGWDVEACESEAGGARFEVRI, from the coding sequence ATGATAATGGGGGCGGGCGCGGAGGTTCGCATACTGTACGTAGACGCCGGTCCGGACCGTGCGACAGCGGTCGCGGCGTCGCTGGAAGACGAGCGCGAACGGTTCTCGGTCGAGACCGCGACCGGCGCGGACGAGGCCCTCGACGCCCTCGCGACGGCCGACGTGGACTGCGTCGTCAGCGAGTACGACATCCCGGGAACGGACGGAGTGACCCTGCTGGAGCGGGTTCGCGAGGAGTACCCCGACCTGCCGTTCGTGCTGTTCACCGGCGAAGGGTCGGAGGCAGTCGCCAGCGAGGCCATCTCCCGCGGCGTGAGCGAGTACCTCCGAAAAGAGCGGGTGAACGGCGACTACGACGTCCTGGCCGACCGCATCGAGGCAGAGGTCAGCGCGGAGCGGCCGGCAGCCCCGGCGGCGGAGACCGACCGGATGCTGGCGACGCTCATCGGGAACCTCCCGGGGATGGTCTACCGGTGTCGCAACGAGCGCGGGTGGCCGATGGAGTACGTCAGCCAGGGGTGCGAGGCGCTGACCGGCTACACTGCCGAGGAACTGGAGAGCGGCGCGGTCGAGTGGGGCGAGGAGATACTGCACCCAAAGGACCGCGACGGGATGTGGACGGAGGTGCAGGACGCCGTCGACCGCGGCGACCCCTTCGAGGTGACGTACCGAATCAGGACGGCCGAGGGGGACGTGCGGTGGTGCTGGGAGCGGGGCAGCGGCGTCTTCGAGGACGGCGACCTCGTCGCACTGGAGGGGTTCATCACGGACATCACCGAGAAGCGCCGGCACGAACAGGAACTGGAGCGCTACGAGACCATCATCGAGGCGGTCAGCGACCCGGTCTACGTCGTCGACGACGAGGGCTGTTTCGCGTTCATCAACGACGCAATCGAGGACCTCGCCGGACACGCCCCGTCGGACATAGAGGGCGAGCACGTCTCGGTCCTGCTCGACGAGGACGACGTCGAGACCGGCGAGCGCCACATCCGCGACCTCATAGAGAGTTCCGAGCGGCGGGCCGCGAAGTTCGAGGTCACCGTCGAGACCGTCGACGGCGACGCCATCCCCTGCGAGTTGCACATCGCCCTCCTCCCGACGGCGGACGGCGAGTTCCGCGGGACCGCGGGCATCCTGCGGGACATCGAGGCGCGCAAGGAACGCGAGAAGCGCCTCGAAGAGTTCGCCAGCGTCGTCTCCCACGACCTCCGCGGCCCGCTGGACGTGATTCTCGGCCGGGCGACGCTGGCACGGGAGACCGGCGACGTGGAACACGTCGCGGCAATCGAGGACGCGGCCGAACGGATGGACGTGCTCATCGAGGACCTGCTCACGCTGGCCCGCCAGGGCGACACCGTCGGGGCGCTGGAGACGACCGACCTGGAGCCGGTTGTGCGCCGGGCCTGGGCCTCCGTGGACGCGCCCGCGGCGACGCTGGACAGCTGGGTCACGCTCTCGCTGCAGGCCGACCCCGACCGGCTCCAGGAACTGCTGGAGAACCTGCTTCGCAACGCCGTCACCCACGGCGGCGACGAGGTGACGATTACCGTCGGACGGCTCGACGACGACCGGGGCTTCTTCGTCGCCGACGACGGCCCGGGCATCGAGGAGGGCCACCGCGACCAGATTTTCGAGCACGGCTACACGACCATCGCAGACGGGACGGGGTTCGGCCTCTCCATCGTTGAGCGCATCGCGCGGGCGCACGGCTGGGACGTCGAGGCCTGCGAGAGCGAGGCCGGCGGCGCTCGCTTCGAGGTCCGCATCTAG
- a CDS encoding TVP38/TMEM64 family protein, whose product MERATRRQLLGMAGLGGLAAGAAALFSPGAVVAQLEHLATHPLQFALALAVVYLVRPFLLWPVSSVAIVLGYVYGPVVALPLALAGAALTGLPPFAVARYASSDVGLFGSIGQSGRRVADSIGETRGVLAARLSPVPGDPISYAAGLSEVSVGAFLLGTVVGEIPWALVTVLAGDSMRTLSVTGFSLSPAAVVLIASLGVIVLAGPLYTRLRGDPLVD is encoded by the coding sequence ATGGAGCGCGCAACGCGTCGCCAGTTGCTCGGGATGGCGGGCCTCGGGGGTCTCGCCGCCGGTGCAGCCGCGCTGTTCTCCCCCGGTGCCGTCGTCGCACAACTGGAGCACCTGGCCACGCACCCGCTGCAGTTCGCGCTCGCGCTCGCCGTCGTCTACCTCGTCCGCCCGTTCCTGCTGTGGCCGGTCAGCTCTGTGGCAATCGTGCTGGGCTACGTCTACGGCCCCGTCGTCGCGCTCCCGCTCGCGCTCGCCGGGGCCGCGCTGACGGGGCTGCCGCCGTTCGCCGTCGCCCGCTACGCCAGCAGCGACGTCGGGCTGTTCGGCTCTATCGGTCAGTCCGGCCGCCGCGTCGCCGACTCCATCGGCGAGACCCGCGGCGTGCTCGCGGCGCGGCTCTCCCCGGTCCCCGGCGACCCCATCTCCTACGCCGCCGGCCTCTCTGAGGTGTCGGTCGGGGCCTTCCTGCTCGGCACCGTCGTCGGCGAGATACCGTGGGCGCTGGTGACGGTGCTGGCCGGCGACTCGATGCGGACGCTCTCGGTGACCGGCTTCTCGCTCAGCCCCGCTGCTGTCGTGCTCATCGCCAGTCTCGGCGTCATCGTGCTCGCGGGGCCGCTGTACACGCGCCTCCGCGGGGACCCGCTGGTCGACTAG
- a CDS encoding DUF5830 family protein, which yields MDETVELGVELLEHLEDEQLSLSDAIDRIETVTTDPHVTREILDTAELRGVIEREDGIVRPTGGAYVSFRSEVVQREGEFTCRRCGASISTGHFVQFDAGEHGPFGSSCIRKVTGRE from the coding sequence GTGGACGAGACGGTCGAACTCGGCGTGGAACTGCTCGAACACCTCGAAGACGAGCAACTGTCGCTGAGCGACGCCATCGACCGCATCGAGACCGTCACGACCGACCCGCACGTGACACGGGAAATCCTCGACACGGCGGAACTCCGCGGCGTCATCGAGCGCGAGGATGGCATCGTCCGGCCGACCGGCGGTGCCTACGTCAGTTTCCGGAGCGAGGTCGTCCAGCGCGAGGGGGAGTTCACCTGCCGGCGCTGCGGGGCCAGTATCTCGACGGGCCACTTCGTCCAGTTCGACGCCGGCGAGCACGGGCCCTTCGGCTCCTCGTGTATCAGGAAGGTCACCGGCCGGGAGTAG